In one Pseudomonas sp. 31-12 genomic region, the following are encoded:
- the aat gene encoding leucyl/phenylalanyl-tRNA--protein transferase, whose protein sequence is MLTWLQRNTLSFPPLEKAMRDPNGLLAAGGDLSADRLIQAYRHGCFPWFSEGQPILWWSPDPRTVLFPDELHVSRSLNKLLRQQRYQVTFDQDFASVISACAAPREYADGTWITDAMQTAYLELHKRGYAHSVEVWDDGVLVGGLYGLAMGQLFFGESMFSRADNASKYGFATLVRHLKDSGFVLIDCQMPTDHLHSLGARAIPRRDFANFLAQHLDQPSRATWVC, encoded by the coding sequence ATGCTGACTTGGTTACAACGCAACACCCTGAGCTTCCCTCCGCTGGAAAAAGCCATGCGCGACCCCAACGGATTGTTGGCCGCGGGTGGCGATCTGTCCGCCGATCGCCTGATTCAGGCTTATCGCCACGGCTGCTTTCCATGGTTCTCGGAAGGCCAGCCGATCCTTTGGTGGTCGCCCGATCCGCGCACCGTTCTTTTTCCCGACGAACTGCATGTCTCGCGCAGCCTGAATAAATTGCTGCGCCAGCAACGCTATCAAGTGACCTTTGATCAGGATTTTGCCTCGGTGATCAGCGCCTGCGCCGCACCCCGGGAGTATGCCGACGGCACCTGGATCACTGACGCGATGCAGACGGCTTACCTCGAACTGCACAAGCGTGGCTACGCGCATTCCGTGGAGGTTTGGGATGATGGCGTGCTGGTCGGCGGGCTCTATGGCCTGGCGATGGGTCAGCTGTTCTTCGGCGAATCGATGTTCAGCCGCGCTGATAATGCCTCGAAATATGGCTTTGCCACTCTGGTGCGACATCTGAAAGATTCAGGTTTTGTGCTAATCGACTGCCAGATGCCGACCGACCATCTGCACAGTCTCGGCGCCCGAGCGATTCCTAGACGCGATTTCGCCAACTTCCTCGCGCAGCATCTGGATCAACCCAGCCGCGCCACCTGGGTTTGCTGA
- the trxB gene encoding thioredoxin-disulfide reductase, with product MSEPKHSRLIILGSGPAGYSAAVYAARANLKPVVITGIQAGGQLTTTVEVDNWPGDVEGLTGPVLMERMQKHAERFATEIVYDHIHTAKLQQRPFELIGDGDTYTCDALIIATGASAQYLGLPSEETFAGRGVSACATCDGFFYRNHVVAVVGGGNTAVEEALYLSNIAKEVHLIHRRDKLRSEKILQDKLFEKAANGNIRLHWNQNLDEVLGDASGVTGARLRDSHTGETSELAVAGVFIAIGHKPNTDLFEGQLKMRDGYLLVRGGSEGDATATEIPGVFAAGDVADHVYRQAVTSAGAGCMAALDAEKYLDDIPTV from the coding sequence ATGAGCGAACCGAAGCATTCCCGCCTGATCATTCTGGGTTCCGGCCCTGCCGGATACAGCGCAGCCGTTTATGCCGCCCGCGCCAACCTCAAACCCGTTGTCATCACCGGCATACAGGCAGGTGGCCAGCTGACCACCACCGTTGAAGTCGACAACTGGCCTGGCGACGTCGAAGGCCTCACCGGTCCGGTGCTGATGGAACGCATGCAAAAACACGCCGAGCGCTTTGCCACCGAGATCGTTTACGACCACATCCACACCGCCAAGTTGCAGCAACGGCCGTTCGAGCTGATCGGTGATGGCGACACTTACACCTGCGACGCCCTGATTATCGCGACCGGCGCTTCAGCGCAGTACCTGGGGCTGCCATCGGAAGAAACCTTTGCCGGCCGTGGGGTTTCAGCCTGCGCCACCTGCGACGGGTTCTTTTATCGCAATCATGTGGTCGCGGTTGTCGGCGGTGGCAACACAGCGGTTGAAGAGGCGCTGTACCTGTCGAACATCGCCAAGGAAGTCCACTTGATTCACCGGCGCGACAAGTTGCGCTCGGAGAAGATTCTCCAGGACAAGCTCTTCGAAAAAGCCGCCAACGGCAATATCCGCCTGCACTGGAATCAGAATCTCGATGAAGTATTGGGTGATGCCAGCGGCGTGACCGGCGCCCGTCTGCGCGACAGTCATACTGGCGAAACCAGTGAATTGGCGGTGGCTGGTGTGTTCATCGCCATCGGTCACAAGCCCAATACCGACCTGTTCGAGGGCCAGCTGAAAATGCGTGACGGTTATCTGCTGGTCAGGGGTGGCAGCGAAGGCGATGCCACGGCCACCGAGATCCCGGGGGTGTTCGCCGCCGGCGACGTGGCCGACCACGTTTACCGCCAGGCCGTGACCTCCGCCGGGGCTGGCTGCATGGCCGCGCTGGACGCCGAGAAATACCTCGACGACATCCCCACCGTTTGA
- a CDS encoding DNA translocase FtsK → MKKSTAAPKPAVVPLWRQHLHYRLKEGALIAIGGLCLFLMMALLTYGKDDPGWSHNSKIDDVQNFGGPVGSYSADILFMVLGYFAYIFPLLLAIKAYQIFRQRHEQWQWSGWLFSWRLIGLVFLVLSGAALAHIHFHAATGLPAGAGGALGESLGDLARNALNIQGSTLLFIALFLFGLTVFTDLSWFKVMDVTGKITLDLFELFQGAANRWWAARVERKQLVAQLREVDDRVHDVVAPTVTDKREQAKVKERLIEREQALSKHMSDREKQVPPVIAPAPPKPAAPSKRVEKEKQAPLFVDSAVEGTLPPISILDPAEKKQLNYSPESLAAVGHLLEIKLKEFGVEVSVDSIHPGPVITRYEIQPAAGVKVSRISNLAKDLARSLAVTSVRVVEVIPGKTTVGIEIPNEDRQIVRFSEVLSTPEYDNFKSPVTLALGHDIGGKPVITDLAKMPHLLVAGTTGSGKSVGVNAMILSILFKSGPEDAKLIMIDPKMLELSIYEGIPHLLCPVVTDMKDAANALRWSVAEMERRYKLMAKMGVRNLSGFNAKVKEAQDAGTPLTDPLYKRESIHDEAPLLTKLPTIVVVVDEFADMMMIVGKKVEELIARIAQKARAAGIHLILATQRPSVDVITGLIKANIPTRMAFQVSSKIDSRTIIDQGGAEQLLGHGDMLYMPPGTSLPIRVHGAFVSDDEVHRVVEAWKLRGAPEYNDEILAGVEEAGSGFDGGSGGGDEDSESDALYDEAVQFVLESRRASISAVQRKLKIGYNRAARMIEAMEMAGVVTSMNTNGSREVLAPGPVRD, encoded by the coding sequence TTGAAGAAATCCACCGCAGCACCTAAACCAGCCGTCGTTCCACTTTGGCGCCAGCATTTGCACTACCGGCTCAAGGAAGGTGCATTGATCGCCATCGGCGGCTTGTGCCTGTTCCTGATGATGGCCTTGTTGACCTATGGCAAGGACGATCCAGGCTGGAGCCATAACAGCAAGATCGACGACGTGCAGAACTTCGGCGGACCGGTCGGCTCCTACAGCGCCGACATCCTGTTCATGGTGCTGGGTTACTTCGCCTACATCTTCCCGCTGTTGCTGGCGATCAAGGCCTATCAGATCTTCCGTCAGCGCCACGAACAGTGGCAGTGGAGCGGCTGGCTGTTCTCCTGGCGCCTGATCGGCCTGGTGTTTCTGGTGCTGTCGGGCGCCGCTTTGGCGCATATCCATTTCCATGCGGCCACCGGTCTGCCGGCCGGTGCTGGCGGCGCGTTGGGCGAAAGCCTTGGCGACCTGGCCAGGAACGCGCTGAACATCCAGGGCAGCACGCTGTTGTTCATCGCACTGTTCCTGTTCGGCCTGACCGTATTCACCGACCTGTCGTGGTTCAAGGTGATGGACGTCACCGGCAAGATCACCCTCGACCTGTTCGAACTGTTCCAGGGCGCGGCCAATCGCTGGTGGGCCGCCCGTGTCGAGCGCAAACAGCTGGTTGCGCAGTTGCGTGAAGTCGACGATCGCGTGCATGACGTGGTCGCCCCGACGGTGACCGACAAACGCGAGCAAGCCAAGGTCAAGGAACGCCTGATCGAACGTGAGCAGGCCCTGAGCAAGCACATGTCGGACCGCGAAAAGCAGGTGCCGCCTGTCATCGCACCTGCGCCGCCCAAGCCGGCAGCGCCGAGCAAGCGCGTAGAGAAAGAGAAGCAGGCGCCGTTGTTCGTTGACAGCGCCGTCGAAGGCACCTTGCCGCCGATCTCGATTCTCGACCCGGCCGAAAAGAAACAACTCAATTATTCGCCAGAGTCGCTGGCCGCCGTCGGCCACTTGCTGGAAATCAAGCTCAAGGAATTCGGCGTCGAAGTCTCGGTGGATTCGATCCATCCGGGCCCGGTCATTACCCGTTACGAAATCCAGCCGGCCGCCGGCGTCAAAGTCAGCCGCATCTCCAACCTGGCGAAAGACTTGGCGCGATCCCTGGCCGTGACCAGCGTTCGTGTGGTGGAAGTGATTCCGGGCAAGACCACCGTCGGTATCGAGATTCCCAACGAGGACCGCCAGATCGTGCGTTTCTCCGAAGTGCTGTCGACGCCTGAGTACGACAACTTCAAGTCGCCGGTCACCCTGGCCCTGGGCCACGACATCGGCGGCAAGCCGGTCATCACCGACCTGGCGAAAATGCCGCACTTGCTGGTGGCCGGTACGACCGGTTCCGGTAAGTCGGTGGGTGTGAATGCGATGATCCTGTCGATCCTGTTCAAGTCCGGCCCGGAAGACGCCAAGCTGATCATGATCGACCCGAAAATGCTCGAGCTGTCGATCTACGAAGGCATTCCGCACCTGCTGTGCCCGGTCGTGACCGACATGAAGGACGCGGCCAACGCGCTGCGTTGGAGCGTGGCGGAGATGGAGCGTCGCTACAAACTGATGGCGAAGATGGGCGTACGAAACCTGTCGGGCTTCAACGCCAAGGTCAAGGAAGCCCAGGACGCCGGCACGCCGCTGACCGACCCTTTGTACAAACGCGAAAGCATCCACGACGAAGCGCCGCTGCTGACCAAGCTGCCGACCATCGTCGTGGTGGTCGACGAATTCGCCGACATGATGATGATCGTCGGCAAGAAGGTTGAAGAACTGATCGCCCGTATCGCCCAGAAGGCCCGTGCGGCCGGTATCCACTTGATCCTCGCGACCCAGCGTCCGTCGGTGGACGTGATCACCGGTCTGATCAAGGCCAACATCCCGACGCGTATGGCGTTCCAGGTGTCGAGCAAGATCGACTCCCGGACCATCATCGACCAGGGCGGCGCCGAGCAACTGCTGGGCCACGGTGACATGCTCTACATGCCGCCGGGCACCAGCCTGCCGATTCGTGTCCATGGTGCGTTCGTGTCCGATGACGAGGTTCACCGGGTGGTTGAAGCCTGGAAACTGCGTGGCGCGCCGGAGTACAACGACGAAATCCTGGCCGGTGTTGAAGAGGCCGGTAGCGGTTTCGACGGCGGCAGTGGCGGTGGCGACGAAGACAGCGAATCCGATGCGCTTTATGACGAAGCGGTGCAGTTCGTCCTGGAAAGCCGTCGTGCGTCCATCTCTGCGGTTCAGCGCAAGCTGAAAATCGGCTACAACCGCGCTGCGCGCATGATCGAAGCCATGGAAATGGCCGGGGTCGTGACGTCCATGAATACCAACGGTTCGCGTGAAGTCCTGGCGCCTGGCCCGGTACGCGACTGA
- the lolA gene encoding outer membrane lipoprotein chaperone LolA yields MRLIRMLLLPVLALTTLSAHADDKDVARLTQLLEKSQTLTARFSQLTLDGSGTQLQETAGEMSLQRPGLFYWHTNAPAEQTMVSDGKKVTLWDPDLEQATIKNLDQRLTQTPALLLSGDVSKISQSFDISAKEAGGVIDFTLKPKTKDTLFDSLRLSFRNGLVNDMQMIDSVGQRTNILFTGVKANEPIPASKFKFDIPKGADVIQE; encoded by the coding sequence ATGCGTCTTATCCGCATGCTGTTGCTGCCGGTACTGGCTTTGACCACGCTCTCGGCCCACGCCGATGACAAGGACGTGGCGCGTCTGACCCAACTGCTCGAAAAATCCCAGACCCTGACTGCGCGTTTCTCTCAGCTGACGCTGGACGGCAGCGGCACCCAGTTGCAGGAAACCGCGGGTGAAATGTCCTTGCAGCGTCCTGGCTTGTTCTACTGGCACACCAACGCGCCAGCCGAACAGACGATGGTTTCCGACGGCAAGAAGGTAACGTTGTGGGATCCGGACCTGGAGCAGGCCACCATCAAGAACCTCGACCAGCGTCTGACCCAGACGCCGGCACTGTTGTTGTCCGGTGACGTGTCCAAGATCAGCCAGAGCTTCGACATCAGCGCCAAGGAAGCCGGCGGCGTGATCGATTTCACCTTGAAGCCGAAAACCAAGGACACCCTGTTCGACAGCTTGCGTCTGTCGTTCCGCAACGGCCTGGTCAATGACATGCAGATGATCGACAGCGTCGGTCAGCGCACCAACATCCTGTTCACCGGCGTGAAGGCCAACGAGCCGATCCCGGCCTCCAAGTTCAAGTTCGACATCCCTAAAGGCGCGGACGTCATCCAAGAGTAA
- a CDS encoding replication-associated recombination protein A — protein sequence MDLFRSAPIAQPLAARLRAANLDEYVGQEHLLARGKPLREALEQGALHSMIFWGPPGVGKTTLARLLAEVSDAHFETVSAVLAGVKEIRQAVEIAKQQAGQYGKRTILFVDEVHRFNKSQQDAFLPYVEDGTLIFIGATTENPSFELNNALLSRARVYVLKSLDESALRKLVSRALTEERGLGKRQLTLSDEGFQMLLSAADGDGRRLLNLLENASDLAEDNSEIGVDLLQSLLGDTRRRFDKGGEAFYDQISALHKSVRGSNPDGALYWFARMIDGGCDPLYLARRVVRMASEDIGNADPRALSLCLAAWEVQERLGSPEGELAVAQAITYLACAPKSNAVYMGFKAAMRSATEHGSLEVPLHLRNAPTKLMKQLGYGDEYRYAHDEPDAYAAGEDYFPEELEPQPFYQPVPRGLELKIGEKLNHLAQLDRLSPRQRRK from the coding sequence ATGGACCTGTTTCGCAGCGCCCCGATAGCTCAACCATTGGCAGCACGCCTGCGCGCAGCCAATCTGGACGAGTACGTCGGTCAGGAACACCTGCTCGCTCGCGGCAAGCCTTTGCGCGAAGCGCTGGAGCAGGGTGCCTTGCACTCGATGATCTTCTGGGGGCCGCCGGGCGTGGGCAAGACCACCTTGGCGCGGTTGCTTGCGGAAGTCTCGGATGCGCACTTCGAAACGGTCTCGGCGGTGCTGGCCGGCGTTAAGGAAATCCGTCAGGCGGTGGAGATCGCCAAGCAGCAGGCCGGCCAGTACGGCAAGCGAACCATCCTGTTCGTCGATGAGGTGCATCGCTTCAACAAGTCGCAGCAGGATGCATTCCTGCCGTACGTCGAAGACGGCACACTGATTTTCATCGGCGCGACCACGGAAAATCCCTCGTTCGAACTCAACAACGCGTTGCTCTCCCGGGCACGCGTCTACGTGCTCAAAAGCCTCGACGAATCGGCCCTGCGCAAACTGGTGAGTCGGGCGTTGACCGAAGAGCGTGGCTTGGGCAAGCGGCAACTGACCCTCAGCGATGAAGGCTTCCAGATGCTGTTGTCCGCCGCCGATGGTGATGGTCGGCGCCTGCTCAACCTGTTGGAAAACGCTTCCGACCTGGCCGAAGACAACAGCGAGATCGGTGTCGATCTGCTGCAAAGTCTGCTCGGGGATACCCGTCGGCGTTTCGACAAGGGCGGCGAAGCGTTCTACGACCAGATTTCCGCGCTGCATAAATCGGTGCGCGGCTCCAATCCCGACGGTGCGCTGTACTGGTTCGCGCGCATGATCGACGGCGGTTGCGATCCGCTGTACCTGGCCCGGCGCGTGGTGCGCATGGCCAGCGAAGATATCGGCAATGCCGACCCGCGTGCCCTGAGCCTGTGCCTGGCGGCGTGGGAAGTGCAGGAACGCCTCGGCAGCCCCGAAGGTGAATTGGCGGTGGCCCAGGCCATAACCTATCTGGCTTGCGCGCCGAAAAGCAACGCGGTGTACATGGGCTTCAAGGCCGCCATGCGCAGCGCCACCGAACACGGTTCGCTTGAAGTGCCGCTGCACCTGCGCAACGCGCCGACCAAACTGATGAAGCAATTGGGTTACGGCGATGAATACCGTTATGCCCACGATGAGCCGGATGCTTATGCCGCCGGCGAAGACTATTTCCCGGAAGAACTCGAGCCGCAACCGTTCTATCAGCCCGTGCCCCGTGGCCTGGAGCTGAAAATCGGCGAAAAGCTCAATCACCTCGCACAACTTGACCGTCTAAGCCCCCGGCAGCGGAGAAAATAA
- the crcB gene encoding fluoride efflux transporter CrcB yields MIPLVIAVSVGGVAGTLLRFATGNWVNANWPRHFYTATLAVNIVGCLLIGVLYGLFLLRPEVPIEVRAGLMVGFLGGLTTFSSFSLDTVRLLETGQMPLALGYAAISVFGGLLATWAGLSLTKL; encoded by the coding sequence GTGATTCCTTTAGTCATTGCGGTCTCCGTCGGCGGTGTCGCCGGAACATTGTTGCGCTTTGCCACCGGTAATTGGGTCAACGCTAATTGGCCGCGGCACTTCTATACCGCAACGCTGGCCGTTAATATCGTCGGCTGTTTGCTGATCGGCGTTCTATACGGTCTGTTTTTGTTACGCCCGGAGGTGCCGATCGAGGTGCGCGCCGGGTTGATGGTCGGCTTCCTCGGGGGGCTGACGACTTTTTCATCCTTTTCACTGGATACGGTGCGCCTGCTCGAAACCGGGCAAATGCCGCTGGCCCTGGGCTATGCTGCCATCAGCGTATTCGGCGGGCTGCTCGCCACCTGGGCTGGCCTGTCCTTGACCAAACTTTGA
- the serS gene encoding serine--tRNA ligase translates to MLDSKLLRSNLQDVADRLASRGYTLDVARIEALEEQRKTVQTRTEALQAERNARSKSIGQAKQRGEDIAPLMADVERMANELSAGKVELDAIQTDLDSILLGIPNLPHESVPIGDDEDGNVEVRRWGTPTAFDFPVQDHVALGEKFGWLDFETAAKLSGARFALLRGPIARMHRALAQFMINLHTSEHGYEEAYTPYLVQAPALQGTGQLPKFEEDLFKISREGEADLYLIPTAEVSLTNIVAGEIVDSKLLPIKFVAHTPCFRSEAGASGRDTRGMIRQHQFDKVEMVQIVEPSTSMEALEGLTANAEKVLQLLELPYRTIALCTGDMGFSAVKTYDLEVWIPSQDKYREISSCSNCGDFQARRMQARFRNPETGKPELVHTLNGSGLAVGRTLVAVLENYQQADGSIRVPEVLKPYMGGLEVIG, encoded by the coding sequence ATGCTCGATTCCAAACTGTTACGTAGCAACCTTCAGGACGTAGCGGACCGCCTGGCATCCCGTGGCTACACGCTGGATGTTGCGCGCATCGAAGCGCTGGAAGAACAGCGCAAGACCGTCCAGACCCGCACCGAAGCACTGCAGGCTGAACGTAATGCGCGCTCAAAATCCATCGGTCAGGCCAAGCAGCGCGGCGAAGACATCGCGCCGCTGATGGCCGACGTCGAGCGCATGGCGAACGAATTGAGCGCCGGTAAAGTCGAGCTGGACGCGATCCAGACCGATCTGGATTCGATCCTGCTCGGTATCCCGAACCTGCCGCACGAATCCGTGCCGATCGGTGATGACGAAGACGGCAACGTCGAAGTGCGCCGCTGGGGCACCCCGACCGCTTTCGATTTTCCGGTTCAGGATCACGTGGCCCTGGGCGAGAAGTTCGGCTGGCTGGACTTCGAAACCGCCGCCAAGCTGTCTGGCGCCCGTTTCGCCTTGTTGCGCGGCCCGATCGCCCGTATGCACCGCGCCCTGGCGCAGTTCATGATCAACCTGCACACCAGCGAACACGGTTACGAAGAGGCTTACACGCCGTATCTGGTCCAGGCGCCAGCACTGCAAGGCACTGGTCAGCTGCCGAAGTTCGAAGAAGACCTGTTCAAGATCAGCCGTGAAGGCGAAGCGGATCTGTACCTGATCCCGACCGCTGAAGTGTCGCTGACCAACATCGTCGCCGGCGAGATCGTCGATTCTAAACTGTTGCCGATCAAGTTCGTTGCTCACACGCCGTGCTTCCGCAGTGAAGCCGGTGCGTCGGGCCGTGACACCCGCGGCATGATCCGCCAGCACCAGTTCGACAAGGTTGAGATGGTGCAGATCGTTGAGCCGTCGACGTCGATGGAAGCACTGGAAGGCCTGACCGCCAACGCTGAAAAAGTCCTGCAACTGCTGGAACTGCCTTATCGCACGATTGCCCTGTGCACCGGCGACATGGGCTTCAGCGCGGTCAAGACTTACGATCTGGAAGTGTGGATCCCGAGCCAGGACAAGTACCGCGAGATCTCGTCGTGCTCCAACTGCGGCGACTTCCAGGCCCGTCGTATGCAAGCGCGTTTCCGCAATCCGGAAACCGGCAAGCCTGAACTGGTTCACACCCTCAACGGTTCGGGCCTGGCAGTCGGTCGTACGCTGGTGGCAGTGCTGGAAAATTACCAGCAGGCCGACGGTTCGATCCGTGTGCCAGAAGTGCTGAAGCCGTACATGGGTGGCCTTGAGGTCATCGGCTAA
- the cysG gene encoding siroheme synthase CysG gives MDYLPLFHNLRGSRVLVVGGGEIALRKSRLLAEAGALLRVVAPEIEPQLRELVVGSGGECLVRGYVEADLDGCGLIIAATDDEPLNAQVSADAHRRCVPVNVVDAPALCSVIFPAIVDRSPLIIAVSSGGDAPVLARLIRAKLETWIPSTYGQLAGLAARFRSQVKRLFPDVQQRRAFWEDVFQGPIADRQLAGQGTEAERLMLAKINGEAPVATGEVYLVGAGPGDPDLLTFRALRLMQQADVVLYDRLVAPAILDLCRRDAERVYVGKRRADHAVPQDQINQQLVDLAKQGKRVVRLKGGDPFIFGRGGEEIEELAAHGIPFQVVPGITAASGCAAYAGIPLTHRDYAQSVRFVTGHLKDGSTDLPWADLVAPAQTLVFYMGLVGLPIICEQLIKHGRGADTPAALIQQGTTVNQRVFTGTLADLPRLVAEHEVHAPTLVIVGEVVQLREKLAWFEGAQAQV, from the coding sequence ATGGACTATCTGCCGCTGTTTCATAACCTTCGCGGCAGTCGTGTGTTGGTCGTCGGCGGCGGGGAGATTGCCTTGCGCAAATCCCGCCTGCTGGCCGAAGCCGGTGCGCTGCTGCGGGTGGTTGCACCTGAAATCGAACCGCAACTGCGCGAGCTGGTTGTCGGCAGCGGTGGCGAGTGTCTGGTGCGTGGCTACGTCGAAGCGGACCTGGATGGTTGCGGGCTGATCATTGCCGCCACCGATGACGAACCGCTGAACGCGCAAGTCTCCGCCGATGCCCATCGGCGTTGCGTGCCGGTCAACGTGGTGGATGCGCCGGCCTTGTGCAGCGTGATCTTCCCGGCGATCGTCGACCGTTCCCCCTTGATTATCGCGGTGTCTAGCGGCGGCGATGCTCCGGTGCTGGCGCGGCTGATCCGCGCCAAGCTGGAAACCTGGATTCCTTCCACCTACGGTCAACTGGCCGGTCTGGCGGCGCGTTTTCGCAGCCAGGTCAAACGCCTGTTCCCGGATGTGCAGCAGCGTCGGGCATTCTGGGAAGATGTGTTCCAGGGGCCGATTGCCGACCGCCAACTGGCCGGGCAAGGCACCGAAGCCGAGCGCTTGATGCTCGCCAAGATCAATGGCGAAGCGCCGGTCGCCACGGGTGAAGTGTATTTGGTCGGCGCAGGTCCAGGTGATCCGGACTTGCTGACCTTCCGTGCCTTGCGCCTGATGCAGCAAGCCGATGTGGTGCTCTACGACCGCCTGGTCGCCCCGGCGATTCTCGATTTGTGCCGTCGCGATGCCGAGCGGGTCTATGTTGGCAAGCGTCGCGCCGATCACGCCGTGCCTCAGGACCAGATCAATCAGCAATTGGTGGATCTGGCCAAGCAGGGCAAGCGGGTCGTGCGATTGAAGGGCGGTGATCCGTTCATCTTCGGTCGCGGCGGTGAAGAGATCGAAGAGCTGGCGGCCCATGGCATCCCGTTCCAGGTGGTGCCGGGTATCACGGCCGCCAGCGGTTGCGCGGCGTACGCCGGGATTCCGCTGACTCACCGTGATTACGCGCAGTCGGTGCGATTTGTCACCGGGCATTTGAAGGACGGCTCCACCGATTTGCCGTGGGCCGACCTGGTCGCGCCGGCGCAAACCCTGGTGTTTTACATGGGGTTGGTGGGCTTGCCGATCATCTGCGAGCAGTTGATCAAGCACGGTCGCGGGGCGGACACCCCGGCGGCGTTGATCCAGCAGGGCACCACGGTCAATCAGCGGGTGTTTACCGGCACGCTGGCTGATCTTCCTCGACTGGTGGCGGAGCATGAAGTGCATGCGCCCACGCTGGTGATTGTTGGGGAAGTGGTGCAACTGCGCGAGAAACTGGCGTGGTTTGAAGGGGCTCAGGCGCAAGTCTGA
- a CDS encoding glutathione S-transferase family protein, with translation MGLLVEGRWQDQWYESSKDGAFQREQAQRRNWLTVDGKPGPTGVGGFAAEAGRYHLYVSLACPWAHRTLILRKLKGLESLIDVSVVSWLMLENGWTFDQNLGSTGDKLDHFDFMHQRYTADTADYTGRVTVPVLWDKQQNRIVNNESAEIIRMFNGAFDDLTGNDLDFYPAPLRGEIDALNERIYPAVNNGVYRAGFATSQQAYEEAFDDVFAELDRLEQLLDANRYLAGEYLTEADIRLFTTLIRFDAVYHGHFKCNLRRIADYPNLSNWLREMYQWPGIAETVDFQHIKNHYYGSHKTINPTGVVPKGPAQDFTAAHDRARLSGKGVWRRA, from the coding sequence ATGGGTTTGTTAGTTGAAGGTCGCTGGCAGGACCAGTGGTATGAAAGCAGCAAGGACGGCGCGTTCCAGCGTGAACAGGCGCAACGTCGCAACTGGCTGACCGTCGACGGCAAGCCCGGCCCCACAGGTGTCGGTGGTTTTGCAGCCGAGGCCGGTCGTTATCATCTCTACGTGTCCCTCGCCTGTCCGTGGGCGCATCGCACGCTGATTTTGCGCAAACTCAAAGGCCTCGAAAGCCTCATCGACGTCTCGGTGGTCAGCTGGCTGATGCTGGAAAACGGCTGGACCTTCGACCAGAACCTCGGATCGACCGGCGACAAGCTCGATCATTTCGATTTCATGCACCAGCGCTACACCGCCGATACCGCCGATTACACTGGTCGTGTCACCGTGCCGGTGCTCTGGGACAAACAGCAGAATCGCATCGTCAACAATGAATCGGCGGAGATCATCCGCATGTTCAATGGCGCCTTTGACGACCTGACCGGCAATGACCTGGATTTCTATCCGGCGCCCCTGCGCGGTGAGATCGATGCGTTGAACGAGCGGATTTACCCGGCCGTGAACAACGGCGTTTACCGCGCCGGGTTTGCCACCTCACAGCAGGCGTATGAAGAAGCGTTCGATGATGTGTTTGCCGAACTGGATCGACTGGAGCAGCTGTTGGATGCCAATCGTTACCTGGCCGGTGAATACCTGACCGAAGCTGATATTCGGCTGTTCACCACGCTGATTCGCTTTGATGCGGTGTACCACGGCCACTTCAAGTGCAACCTGCGGCGGATCGCCGATTATCCGAATCTGTCGAACTGGCTGCGGGAGATGTATCAGTGGCCGGGGATTGCCGAGACGGTGGATTTCCAGCACATCAAAAATCACTACTACGGCAGCCACAAGACCATCAACCCGACCGGGGTTGTGCCGAAGGGGCCGGCGCAGGATTTCACCGCGGCTCATGATCGAGCGCGGTTGAGTGGGAAAGGGGTATGGCGCAGGGCCTGA